The Macadamia integrifolia cultivar HAES 741 chromosome 3, SCU_Mint_v3, whole genome shotgun sequence genome segment AGATTGCCATTAAAAATgtgttgaatattttttttcttctttctggtGAGGGGATATGAATATTTGACCTGCCACCAAATAGATTCGATGATTCTGGAGAAGATCCAAGCTTCAAATTTTTCCAATGCAGCTGTAAATGTGCGAGGGTCTTCCCAGTCATCAAAACTTCCAGACAAGCTaaccttcttttctctcatgtTGGGAGATGACTCCCACTTCAATGAAGAAGATCTACCGTTATTTCCCTTCCCACCTCCATTATTTTCAAGATGTGGTCCAGAAGAAATTGGAAGCTGTGATCCATCAATGGCTTGGCTGATGACTGCTCTCAGTACAATGGAATTTGAAAGCCAGAAAGTTAACCTGTATTCaggaaaaaaaacgaaacaagtCATCCATCAGAGGACATTTTGTGAAAACATGCCTAATTTATTTCAAGAGAATCTAAGATACACAACAGGCTGACCATAAAAACATTCTTGGGCATCGAACCTGATGTCAGGTTCATGAAGTTCTCCTGAACACATACATTAGATTGTTTTAGATGTCCTCCAATTTTTATTCACATtccaaaaaatattaaaattggaCGATTTTAAGAATTTCATCAGAAGGCTTTTGCCCCCTCAGTAGATCCATTGGGTAAGACTCATAGAATAGTGGCTTCGAACCCATATTTGACAGGTTTAGCATTGTGCTATCTTTAGGACAATAGCTTTGTTGGATGATTAAGAAAATCCAAGGGTTATGCAGCAAATACAGTTTATACATACCTGGGAACATCATTTCCACATGCTTTTGCCACCAAAACTAACCCAGAAACAGCAGTTCTAGCAACACCAGCAATCCTTGCAGGGGACCATTTTCTAAGAGCATGAAAATACAGCCTAGAAAGACGTCGAGCTGGGGCATGGACTTTACTCGCAGAACTACCATGCTCAGCCACAACAGAATACAGCCCAATCTCAATTGCCGCAGCTTCTCTCAACTCTCCCTCAAGCCTCTCTATTCTACGTTCCAATTGCTGGACTTTGCCATCAGAAAAGCTGTTTCTTGTATCTCTAGAAGCAAGCTTGGTATCTTTCCCTCCATCTGTCATGAAGCTTCTAGAACGATTATCAACATCTTTCAAAGTATCAGTCTCCTTTAATTTACTGATTAAATTATTATCAATTAATGATCCACTGCTAATGGGtgaatctaatgatgatctGACAGACTTTAAATGCCTTAGCCTATCATCAGATATGGCACTACTCTTCACTCCGAGAGCTCTCCTGCTATATGAAAGTGTATCACCCCCATATGCAACCTGCTTTTTGTTAACATCTAGTGAAAATTTATGAGATGATTCATCTTCTGTTACAAGATATTGTTCCTTTCTTATCTGTTCTTCCTGTCCATTTTCTCCCTGTTCATCCCCATCTCCATCCTCCATGAGACTGGCAGGTAGACCAGTAGCTGCCTTAGCCTCCTCTGTCCCATTTTTGCTCTGCTCCTTAAAATGTCTATTATCCTTTGCTTCAGCATGAGAGTTGGCAGAGTTTACCGGGCCTGCTTTCTCAACCACTCTAAGACCTGAATCGGAACATGAAACTTTGGCAGCAGGACCATTGGTATTAATGTTCTTCATGTGTTGATTTTCTTCAAATATGAAACTGCCAATACCAGATTTTCCTTTAATCCCCTCCTGGGCCAAATCATTGCCGTTATAGTTTCTTGTGCCATTGCTAGGTCTAACCTCTACGTGTTTACCTTCATAAGCTATGGATGAAGAAGAGGATTGAACATTATGGGtaattaatttttcagggaCTGATGTCAAGCTTTTCCCATGAAAGTTGGAAAAAGAAGCACGGTCATTTTCTGGGCTCACTGGATTAGAGGACATGTCAATTGATGGTGAACAAGAACTCCCAGGCAGATGTTTGTGTCCAGCAGTCACCGGCTTGTCCTCCAATTTTTCTGGTACCTGCTCAATGGATAACCCAGCTATGTCAATACAATCCTGTGCCATTCTTTACTTTGTCGGAAACATTCTGTGTTTGAATGTAACTGATTACTGAGCCATCTAAACTAAAACCACTTGACTGCATCCACACCCTATTGGGTTGACCATAAGAGTGTTTTGAATGAATAAAAGTATATGGAAGAAGAGCACAGTCCCACAGGACCAAGAGGATGGTTCAACTATTCAGCATATTTGCTCCCATCTGTTTTGTTTGCATCACTAAACAAGATAGCCATACACTTTACATGATACCTCTATTAGCAGGGGAAAGTAACCAACAGGGTTCTAGGCTTCAGTTCATAAGAAATTAAATGAATCTAATCCATAAatctgcacttgcacatgtatATGAAGGCACACAGAAACATACAAGGAGTGTAGAAAAATACAAACAGCATGTGCATTAATCTGCATGGGTGTGGGTGAGGCCCACTTTATGTTTTGCATAGCAGCAATTTGAGGTTGCCAAGCAAGATTAACTCATGTGGTGCTAGAACTAACCCAACATTTAACAGACCCAAAGTCATCCAATGACACAAACTGCAAACAGGGCCATGAACAACTAGAAACTTATGCAGATCCCCAATAAAGCTATAATATATATACAGAATTTAGGAAAATCAGTACTATCAAATCAAAGAAATGTCCAAAAGTAAGAATACCTTCTCATTTTGAGGTAAGGAACTTCCAGCAGTGTCAACAGTAGATGAAGGAACATTCAAGGATGAATGAGATGAAACATCATCTTCAGTAAAAGAGGCAACCTCAGCTTCATCAGCATATTCTTCATCCATCAAAGCAGAAATTGATTCCTTTCCATCCTGGTCCAGTGATGATTCTGTTGACAGGTTTTTCTTCGGTAATGAGCTTGAATTATCGTTCTCAAATGGCTGGATTCTAACAAACAAAACTGGCTGAGCTGTGTTGCGGAAGCTTCTCTTGCAATTCATTGGAGCGCCTATGTTTACAGTTTCTTTGACAATCCCATAGTCTGCCAGGTCTATTATGACAGTTCCC includes the following:
- the LOC122073803 gene encoding uncharacterized protein LOC122073803; translated protein: MVLGLRTKNRKGASVQVDYLVHVQEIKPWPPSQSLRSLRSVLLQWENGDRKSGSTGPVVPSTGSGAGDGKIEFNESFRLTATLSREAPVKGGDAETFQKNCLEFSLYEPRRDKTGQLLGTVIIDLADYGIVKETVNIGAPMNCKRSFRNTAQPVLFVRIQPFENDNSSSLPKKNLSTESSLDQDGKESISALMDEEYADEAEVASFTEDDVSSHSSLNVPSSTVDTAGSSLPQNEKVPEKLEDKPVTAGHKHLPGSSCSPSIDMSSNPVSPENDRASFSNFHGKSLTSVPEKLITHNVQSSSSSIAYEGKHVEVRPSNGTRNYNGNDLAQEGIKGKSGIGSFIFEENQHMKNINTNGPAAKVSCSDSGLRVVEKAGPVNSANSHAEAKDNRHFKEQSKNGTEEAKAATGLPASLMEDGDGDEQGENGQEEQIRKEQYLVTEDESSHKFSLDVNKKQVAYGGDTLSYSRRALGVKSSAISDDRLRHLKSVRSSLDSPISSGSLIDNNLISKLKETDTLKDVDNRSRSFMTDGGKDTKLASRDTRNSFSDGKVQQLERRIERLEGELREAAAIEIGLYSVVAEHGSSASKVHAPARRLSRLYFHALRKWSPARIAGVARTAVSGLVLVAKACGNDVPRLTFWLSNSIVLRAVISQAIDGSQLPISSGPHLENNGGGKGNNGRSSSLKWESSPNMREKKVSLSGSFDDWEDPRTFTAALEKFEAWIFSRIIESIWWQTLTPHMQSTTGKVTDTHLSASSRKGYGRRSSLGDQDQGSFSLELWKKAFKDACERLCPVRAGGHQCGCLPVLARLVMEQCVARLDVAMFNAILRESGDEIPTDPVSDPISYSKVLPIPAGKASFGAGAQLKNAIGNWSRWLTDLFGIDDDDFPEGENEFDDDDRQEYQTTFKSFNLLYALSDLMMLPKDMLLNSDIRKEVYPTFGAPLIRRVLNSFVPDEFCPDPIPEALFETLDSEDALDVEEQSLKSFPCTATPIVYSPPSATSLAGFIGELGSQSQLRRSVSSVLRKSYTSDDELDELDSPLASIISDSFRGSTSSTVTGLKQNKNGGHTVVRYQLLREVWRDGD